A single genomic interval of Roseomonas aeriglobus harbors:
- a CDS encoding alginate export family protein: MIRAAVPMLACAIVLPAAAQTASPSEQKEVPAPATPVVIGYPAAANGDGATVAGYNLSRWAEDWRKMRAPENRDDVFDRLKFLRLDSDGDVYLTLSGEARLRVNLTTNPGLRDARAQRQDINRLVAAADLHVGPHLRGFVEVAHGGISGVELGAPAATLRNDVVVQQSFVEAAGTVGTVAIGARYGRQEFTDGPNLLVSQRDNNTIRYTLNGWRAWARGRSMRVDLFDLKPTQYGDLGTDDDVIDPARRFSGVTAGIVVPTTWFGGSKLYFDPFFWRRRNNVGAWGGRIGPAERFYLGTRLWGDAGRWTIDWSANRQWGSYIDQRIDAWQVFLAQTYRIAASPRAPRVGVHVDYASGGGGYGDGKLRNAYAPFGNNIYYSYQLFLTPSNLIAVAPNVTVSPTPKLRVTGEYMLTWRDNVRDAVYRANGQPFAGTQRVPDAKIADVWRLQAVWTITPRLSVTGRYEHLAAGPSLTKANYRSSDFLAGWVSFRF; the protein is encoded by the coding sequence ATGATCCGTGCCGCCGTTCCCATGCTCGCTTGCGCCATCGTCCTCCCTGCTGCGGCGCAGACGGCATCCCCGTCCGAACAGAAGGAAGTGCCCGCTCCCGCGACGCCGGTCGTGATCGGCTATCCCGCCGCCGCCAATGGCGATGGCGCGACCGTCGCCGGATATAATCTGTCGCGCTGGGCCGAGGATTGGCGGAAGATGCGCGCGCCCGAGAACCGCGACGATGTGTTCGACCGGCTGAAGTTCCTGCGGCTCGACAGTGACGGTGACGTCTATCTGACGCTGTCGGGCGAGGCACGGTTGCGGGTCAATCTGACGACCAATCCCGGCCTGCGCGACGCCCGCGCCCAGCGGCAGGACATCAACCGTCTCGTCGCCGCCGCCGACCTTCATGTCGGCCCCCACCTGCGGGGGTTCGTCGAGGTGGCGCACGGCGGGATTTCGGGAGTCGAACTGGGCGCGCCCGCCGCGACCCTGCGCAACGACGTGGTCGTCCAGCAAAGCTTCGTCGAGGCGGCAGGCACCGTCGGCACGGTGGCGATCGGCGCCCGCTACGGCCGGCAGGAATTCACCGATGGGCCCAATCTGCTCGTCTCGCAGCGCGACAACAATACGATCCGCTACACGCTGAACGGCTGGCGGGCCTGGGCGCGGGGCCGCAGCATGCGGGTCGACCTGTTCGACCTGAAGCCCACCCAATATGGCGATCTCGGCACCGACGATGACGTCATCGATCCTGCCCGACGCTTTTCGGGCGTCACGGCCGGCATCGTCGTGCCGACGACGTGGTTCGGCGGATCGAAGCTCTATTTCGACCCCTTCTTCTGGCGACGGCGCAACAACGTCGGCGCGTGGGGCGGCCGGATCGGGCCGGCGGAGCGTTTCTACCTGGGCACCCGGCTGTGGGGCGATGCCGGGCGGTGGACAATCGACTGGTCGGCGAACCGTCAATGGGGCAGCTATATCGACCAGCGGATCGATGCGTGGCAGGTGTTCCTGGCCCAGACCTACCGGATCGCCGCGTCGCCACGCGCGCCCCGCGTGGGCGTCCATGTCGATTATGCGAGTGGCGGCGGCGGCTATGGCGATGGCAAGCTGCGCAACGCCTATGCCCCGTTCGGGAACAACATCTATTATAGCTACCAGCTGTTCCTGACCCCATCGAACCTGATCGCGGTCGCGCCGAATGTAACGGTGTCGCCGACCCCGAAGCTACGCGTGACTGGCGAGTATATGCTGACGTGGCGCGACAATGTCCGGGACGCGGTCTACCGCGCAAATGGCCAGCCCTTCGCGGGCACGCAGCGCGTGCCCGATGCCAAGATCGCCGACGTTTGGCGGCTGCAGGCAGTGTGGACGATCACGCCGCGCCTGTCGGTCACCGGCCGCTACGAACATCTTGCCGCCGGGCCGTCGCTGACGAAAGCGAACTACCGCAGTTCCGACTTCCTGGCGGGCTGGGTCAGCTTCCGCTTCTAG
- a CDS encoding glycoside hydrolase family 43 protein: MKAGSIDRRALLVGAAATLALPAAAQRRRGREERVPNPLIRQRADPQIVRQADGSYTFTASVPEYDRVILRRTRSIAALATAPEAVLWRRPAKGKMAGHIWAPELHRIDGRWYVYVAAGDGDARFRIRTYVLECDSQDPMTGTWSVLGQLVTPWDSFTLDSTLFTHRGTRYIAWAQQEPGIATNSNLYLAPLATPTTLGAKPTRLTVPTLPWEVQGFKVAEGPAPLIRGGRVFMTYSASATDARYCLGMLSARDDADLMDPAAWVKSPEPVFRTSAERGIYGPGHNSFTVDARGRDVLVYHARDYEKISGDPLYDPNRHTRVERLRWRADGTPDFGAPAANGEVLI, translated from the coding sequence ATGAAAGCTGGATCGATCGACCGCCGCGCGCTGTTGGTGGGCGCCGCCGCCACGCTGGCTCTTCCGGCCGCCGCCCAGCGTCGGCGCGGTCGCGAGGAACGCGTCCCCAATCCGCTGATTCGCCAGCGCGCCGACCCGCAGATCGTGCGGCAGGCGGACGGCAGCTACACCTTCACCGCCTCCGTTCCCGAATACGACCGCGTCATCCTGCGTCGGACGCGCAGCATCGCTGCGCTCGCTACGGCGCCGGAAGCCGTGCTGTGGCGGCGCCCGGCCAAGGGCAAGATGGCCGGCCATATCTGGGCGCCCGAACTCCACCGGATCGACGGGCGCTGGTACGTCTATGTCGCGGCCGGCGACGGGGACGCGCGGTTCCGGATCCGCACCTATGTGCTCGAATGCGACAGCCAGGATCCGATGACCGGCACTTGGTCGGTGCTGGGCCAGCTGGTGACGCCGTGGGACAGTTTTACGCTCGACTCGACGCTCTTCACCCATCGCGGCACGCGCTACATCGCCTGGGCGCAGCAGGAGCCGGGGATCGCGACGAACTCGAACCTGTATCTGGCGCCGCTTGCAACGCCCACGACGCTGGGTGCCAAGCCGACCCGGCTGACCGTTCCGACGCTGCCGTGGGAAGTGCAGGGGTTCAAAGTGGCGGAGGGCCCTGCGCCGCTGATCCGGGGCGGTCGCGTCTTCATGACCTATTCGGCCAGCGCGACCGACGCGCGCTATTGCCTGGGCATGTTGAGCGCGCGCGACGACGCCGACCTGATGGATCCGGCCGCGTGGGTAAAGTCGCCCGAGCCGGTGTTTCGCACATCGGCGGAACGCGGCATCTACGGACCCGGCCACAACAGTTTCACGGTCGATGCCCGCGGGCGCGACGTGCTCGTGTATCACGCACGCGATTACGAGAAGATCAGCGGCGACCCCCTCTATGATCCCAATCGCCACACCCGTGTCGAGCGACTGCGCTGGCGCGCCGACGGGACACCCGATTTCGGCGCGCCCGCGGCCAACGGCGAGGTCCTGATCTAG
- a CDS encoding aminopeptidase P family protein, with translation MTRGMTHHDRLTALRAHLASQNLDGFIVPLTDEHMSEYVGAYARRLEWLTGFQGSAGAAVVLADRAGIFTDGRYTLQVRQQVSGDDYDYVLVPDTSIAAWLGANAPAGARVGYDPWLHTRAFVSEARAALSARGGELVAVAANPIDAVWTDHPLPSDATLIVQSDALAGKSSAAKRAEIADWLSEQGADAAVLSALDSIAWTFNIRGTDVSRTPVGLAFALAHADGTADLYVAPDKVTDAVTQHLGNAVRVHPRDAFAPALRSLSGKRVAVDPDRAVAAIFEGLEQGGASILPVRDPTVLPRAQKNPAEIAGHDAAQARDGVVMAKFLRWIEAEAPRGQLTEIDASDHLQRLREDAGAVDLSFDTISATGAHGASPHYKADEGSNARIEPGQLYLIDSGGQWPDGTTDITRVVPIGEPTAEMRDRFTRVLQGHIAIATAVFPQGTTGGQLDSFARRPLWAAGLDFAHGTGHGVGAYLSVHEGPQRIAKPNYPGGGPSEPLRAGMFLSNEPGYYKAGEYGIRIENLILVEPRSIPGGTEPMLGFRTLTFAPIERDLIDVALLTDTELAWLNAYHAEVVEKIGPALDGEDRAWLIAKCAPLGRVPSANR, from the coding sequence ATGACGCGCGGCATGACGCATCACGACCGCCTGACCGCCCTGCGCGCCCATCTCGCCAGCCAGAACCTCGACGGCTTCATCGTGCCACTCACCGACGAGCATATGTCCGAATACGTCGGTGCCTATGCCCGCCGCCTCGAATGGCTGACCGGCTTCCAGGGCTCGGCGGGCGCGGCCGTGGTGCTGGCCGACCGGGCAGGCATCTTCACCGACGGGCGGTATACGCTCCAGGTGCGCCAGCAGGTGTCGGGCGACGACTATGACTATGTCCTGGTCCCCGACACCTCGATCGCCGCGTGGCTTGGCGCCAATGCCCCGGCAGGTGCGCGGGTCGGGTACGATCCGTGGCTTCACACCCGCGCATTCGTGAGCGAGGCGCGCGCGGCGCTGTCGGCGAGGGGCGGCGAACTGGTCGCGGTCGCCGCCAACCCGATCGACGCGGTGTGGACCGATCATCCGCTGCCGTCCGACGCCACGCTGATCGTCCAGAGCGACGCGCTCGCCGGCAAGTCGTCGGCGGCCAAACGCGCCGAGATCGCCGACTGGCTGAGCGAACAGGGCGCGGACGCAGCCGTCCTGTCCGCACTCGATTCGATCGCCTGGACCTTCAATATCCGCGGCACCGACGTGTCGCGCACACCGGTCGGCCTCGCCTTCGCGCTTGCTCATGCCGATGGCACCGCGGACCTGTATGTCGCGCCGGACAAGGTGACCGACGCCGTCACCCAACATCTGGGCAACGCGGTGCGGGTCCATCCGCGCGACGCCTTCGCGCCCGCGCTCCGATCGCTGTCGGGCAAGCGCGTCGCGGTCGACCCCGACCGCGCGGTCGCCGCAATTTTCGAGGGGCTGGAGCAGGGCGGGGCGAGCATCCTGCCCGTCCGCGACCCGACCGTCCTGCCGCGTGCGCAGAAGAACCCGGCCGAAATCGCCGGCCATGACGCGGCGCAGGCGCGCGATGGCGTCGTCATGGCGAAATTCCTGCGTTGGATCGAGGCGGAAGCACCCAGGGGGCAGCTGACCGAGATCGACGCCTCCGACCACCTCCAGCGGCTGCGCGAGGATGCCGGAGCGGTCGATCTGTCGTTCGACACCATTTCCGCCACCGGCGCACATGGCGCGAGCCCGCACTACAAGGCGGACGAAGGTTCGAACGCGCGGATCGAGCCGGGTCAGCTCTACCTGATCGACTCGGGCGGCCAATGGCCCGACGGTACTACCGATATCACCCGCGTCGTCCCGATCGGCGAGCCGACCGCCGAAATGCGCGACCGCTTTACCCGCGTGCTCCAGGGCCACATCGCCATCGCGACTGCGGTCTTTCCGCAGGGAACCACCGGCGGCCAACTCGACAGCTTCGCACGCCGCCCGCTGTGGGCCGCGGGGCTCGATTTCGCCCACGGTACGGGGCACGGCGTCGGCGCCTATCTTTCGGTCCACGAAGGGCCGCAGCGGATCGCGAAGCCGAACTATCCCGGCGGCGGTCCGTCGGAGCCGCTGCGCGCGGGCATGTTCCTGTCCAACGAGCCCGGCTATTACAAGGCGGGCGAGTACGGCATCCGCATCGAAAATCTGATTCTGGTCGAGCCGCGCTCCATTCCCGGCGGCACCGAGCCGATGCTTGGCTTTCGCACGCTGACCTTCGCCCCCATCGAGCGCGACCTGATCGACGTCGCGCTCTTGACGGATACCGAGCTGGCGTGGCTCAATGCCTATCACGCTGAGGTCGTCGAAAAGATCGGCCCGGCGCTGGATGGAGAGGATCGGGCATGGCTCATCGCCAAATGCGCGCCGCTCGGGCGTGTACCATCAGCGAATCGTTGA
- a CDS encoding S9 family peptidase: MTSLPTPPVAKRQSSTTTHHGIEITDDWAWLRDAGYPKVTDRDVLDYLEAENAYFDAVMAPLKPLTDTLFQEMRARIKEDDATVPQKDGDYLYWSDHETGGEYRRWWRKPVAGGDDQLILDEPALAKGKEYFRLGGLSVSNNGRLLAYAYDDNGSERFLLRVKDLETGEHLPDEIPGLLSDIVWNADDSGFLYGLANDQWRTDNARFHRLGTDPKDDVELYHEDDEGYRVGVGETSSRKWIVISTGDHVTSEIRLLPADDVFAEPILVAARQTGREYDVDEHDGTLFIHTNDTDPMWRLVTAPISDPGNWSELIPADPHFYMTGVATFADFFVVEGREDGLDQIEIHYYDGAPKRRIQFPEASYVTGLGDNPEYAVDTLRLSYQSMVTPGTVYDYALSDGALTVRKVQTIPSGYDASKYRTERLKIVARDGVEVPCSIVYPKDFPKDGTGKVYLYAYGAYGHAIPPGFSTGRMSYLDRGMAFAIAHIRGGDDLGQQWYHDGKLTKRTNTFNDFVDVAKGLIERGFAQKGGIAIAGGSAGGELMGAVVNSDPDLWGAVVADVPFVDVLNTMLDASLPLTPGEWPEWGNPIEDRDAFELIRSYSPYDNVKAQDYPPLFISGGLNDPRVTYWEPAKWAAKLRATKTDDNILLLKTNMGAGHGGKSGRWESLKEAAEEMAFVLWQLGVVEVTE, translated from the coding sequence ATGACGAGCCTTCCCACGCCTCCCGTCGCCAAGCGGCAGTCCAGCACCACCACCCACCACGGCATCGAGATCACCGACGACTGGGCATGGCTGCGCGACGCCGGTTACCCCAAGGTCACCGACCGCGACGTGCTCGACTATCTCGAGGCCGAGAACGCCTATTTCGACGCCGTCATGGCGCCGTTGAAGCCGCTGACCGATACGCTGTTCCAGGAAATGCGCGCGCGCATAAAGGAAGACGACGCGACCGTACCGCAGAAGGACGGCGACTATCTGTACTGGAGCGACCACGAAACCGGGGGCGAGTACCGCCGATGGTGGCGCAAGCCCGTCGCGGGCGGCGACGACCAGCTGATCCTCGACGAACCCGCGCTCGCCAAGGGTAAGGAATATTTTCGGCTGGGCGGGCTGTCGGTCAGCAACAACGGGCGGCTGCTCGCCTATGCCTATGACGACAACGGATCGGAGCGCTTCCTGCTGCGGGTGAAGGACCTGGAGACGGGCGAACACCTGCCCGATGAAATCCCGGGGCTGCTGAGCGACATCGTCTGGAACGCCGACGACAGCGGATTCCTCTATGGCCTCGCCAACGACCAGTGGCGGACCGACAACGCCCGCTTCCACCGGCTCGGCACCGATCCCAAGGACGACGTCGAGCTCTATCACGAGGACGACGAAGGCTACCGCGTCGGCGTCGGCGAAACCTCGTCGCGCAAGTGGATCGTGATTTCCACCGGCGACCATGTGACGAGCGAAATCCGCCTGCTTCCGGCCGACGACGTGTTCGCCGAGCCGATCCTCGTTGCCGCGCGCCAGACCGGCCGCGAATATGATGTCGACGAGCATGACGGCACGCTGTTCATCCACACCAACGACACCGACCCGATGTGGCGGCTGGTCACCGCGCCGATCAGCGATCCGGGCAATTGGTCGGAGCTGATCCCGGCGGACCCGCATTTCTACATGACCGGCGTCGCCACCTTCGCCGACTTCTTCGTGGTCGAGGGGCGCGAGGACGGGCTCGATCAGATCGAGATCCACTATTACGACGGGGCCCCCAAGCGCCGCATCCAGTTCCCCGAGGCAAGCTATGTCACGGGCCTGGGCGACAATCCGGAATATGCCGTCGACACGCTGCGGCTGAGCTACCAGTCGATGGTCACGCCGGGCACGGTCTACGACTATGCGTTGAGCGATGGCGCGCTGACGGTGCGCAAGGTCCAGACGATCCCGAGCGGGTACGACGCGTCCAAGTACCGCACCGAGCGGCTGAAGATCGTCGCGCGCGACGGCGTCGAGGTGCCATGCTCGATCGTCTACCCCAAGGATTTCCCGAAGGACGGAACGGGCAAGGTCTATCTCTACGCCTATGGCGCCTACGGCCATGCGATCCCGCCGGGCTTTTCGACCGGGCGCATGTCCTACCTCGACCGCGGCATGGCGTTCGCCATCGCACACATCCGTGGCGGCGATGACCTGGGCCAGCAATGGTATCACGACGGCAAGCTGACCAAGCGAACCAATACCTTCAACGATTTCGTCGACGTGGCGAAGGGGCTGATCGAGCGCGGCTTCGCGCAGAAGGGCGGCATCGCGATCGCTGGCGGGTCGGCGGGCGGCGAGCTGATGGGTGCGGTGGTCAATTCCGATCCCGATTTGTGGGGCGCGGTCGTCGCCGATGTGCCGTTCGTCGACGTGCTGAACACCATGCTCGACGCCAGCCTGCCGCTGACGCCCGGCGAATGGCCCGAATGGGGCAATCCGATCGAGGACAGGGACGCGTTCGAATTGATTCGCAGCTACTCGCCCTATGACAATGTGAAAGCACAGGATTATCCGCCGCTGTTCATTAGCGGAGGCCTGAACGACCCGCGGGTGACCTATTGGGAGCCGGCGAAATGGGCGGCCAAACTGCGCGCGACCAAGACCGACGACAATATCCTGCTGCTCAAGACCAACATGGGCGCCGGCCACGGCGGCAAGTCGGGTCGGTGGGAAAGCCTGAAGGAAGCCGCCGAGGAAATGGCGTTCGTGCTCTGGCAGCTGGGCGTCGTCGAGGTGACAGAGTGA
- a CDS encoding DUF2059 domain-containing protein, translated as MILLALLLQAAPAPTAEAARLGTEVARSGTFSQIAPALIQQQTDELVRDAKGLSLADQAALRDIAAQTGRAMVDRVTERMGVAYASALSVADMRAILAFNRTDAARKYRAAEPNAMAAAAQSMGGMDFKRDVLKAFCAKTGKGCAGK; from the coding sequence GTGATCCTGCTCGCGCTGCTCCTGCAAGCGGCCCCCGCCCCGACGGCGGAGGCGGCGCGTCTGGGCACCGAGGTTGCGCGATCGGGTACCTTCAGCCAGATCGCGCCTGCGCTGATACAGCAGCAGACCGATGAGTTGGTCCGCGACGCGAAGGGGCTGAGCCTGGCCGACCAGGCGGCCCTGCGCGACATCGCCGCACAGACCGGGCGCGCGATGGTCGATCGGGTGACCGAGCGGATGGGCGTCGCTTATGCATCGGCCCTGTCGGTGGCGGACATGCGGGCGATCCTCGCGTTCAACCGCACCGACGCGGCGCGCAAATACCGGGCGGCCGAACCGAATGCGATGGCCGCCGCCGCGCAGAGCATGGGCGGGATGGACTTCAAACGCGACGTGCTGAAGGCGTTCTGCGCGAAGACGGGCAAGGGTTGCGCGGGGAAGTAA
- a CDS encoding GntR family transcriptional regulator: MAVSEESPVYLKLRAGIAAAILRGEYRAGDQLPSVRAYAAEQGANPLTVAKAYQSFQDDGYVEVRRGVGMFVLPGAVDKLRKAERDRFLTGMWPRVREHIELLGLDVADLLERETA, encoded by the coding sequence ATGGCAGTATCAGAAGAAAGTCCGGTCTATCTGAAACTTCGCGCCGGGATCGCCGCAGCAATTCTGCGCGGCGAATATCGCGCCGGCGACCAGCTGCCCTCGGTCCGCGCCTATGCCGCCGAACAGGGCGCCAATCCACTGACGGTGGCGAAGGCGTATCAGAGCTTTCAGGACGACGGCTATGTCGAGGTCCGCCGCGGGGTCGGCATGTTCGTGCTGCCCGGCGCGGTCGACAAGCTGCGCAAAGCCGAACGCGACCGCTTCCTGACCGGCATGTGGCCGCGGGTGCGCGAGCATATCGAGTTGCTGGGGCTGGACGTCGCGGATCTGCTGGAGCGCGAGACGGCCTGA
- a CDS encoding nitroreductase: MFNDPTSPLTLLATRRSGKPRDMVAPGPDAAQLADIVQIASRVPDHGKLAPWRFVAVGADQRDAFATLLQAAYRVDKPDAGRLEAEAIDQFARQAPTLVVVLSSPKRESHIPLWEQELSAGAACMQLLNAATAHGFVGGWLTGWAAFSPMVRDAFGGAEERIAGFVFLGSPSRPLEERPRPALENILSPWRI; encoded by the coding sequence ATGTTCAACGACCCCACCTCTCCGCTGACGCTGCTCGCCACGCGCCGTTCGGGCAAGCCGCGCGACATGGTCGCGCCCGGCCCGGACGCCGCGCAGCTGGCCGACATCGTGCAGATCGCCAGCCGCGTGCCCGATCATGGCAAGCTTGCGCCATGGCGGTTCGTCGCCGTTGGGGCTGACCAGCGCGATGCCTTCGCCACATTGCTGCAGGCCGCCTATCGTGTCGACAAGCCCGACGCCGGACGGCTGGAGGCGGAGGCGATAGACCAGTTCGCACGCCAGGCGCCGACGCTCGTCGTGGTGCTGTCCAGCCCGAAGCGGGAGAGTCATATCCCGTTGTGGGAACAGGAACTGTCGGCAGGGGCGGCCTGCATGCAGCTGTTGAACGCGGCAACGGCGCATGGCTTCGTCGGCGGCTGGCTGACCGGCTGGGCGGCCTTTTCGCCCATGGTTCGCGACGCGTTCGGCGGGGCGGAGGAGCGGATCGCCGGCTTCGTTTTCCTTGGCTCGCCGTCCCGTCCGCTGGAGGAGCGTCCACGCCCCGCGCTCGAGAATATTTTGTCGCCCTGGCGGATTTGA
- a CDS encoding peptide MFS transporter has product MSDAIARGVPPTAKQFLGHPRGLFMLFFAELWERFSYYGMRAILIFYLTKHFLFDENPAYAVYGAYTSMVYITPVLGGFLADKYLGARKAVLAGGVLIAIGHLLIALVEGPSGEQGFYLNGFYLGLAFIIVGTGFLKANISVLVGQLYRRDDTRRDGAFSIFYMGINLGAFTGPLLVGYLGERVGWSYGFGAAGIGMLAGLIVFVLFRRELNGAGEPANPALLTARTPVGLSREWLIYIGSVLMVGVAWLLIRDESVVGTLLLACVGATFLYIFYRAAFTLPKVERHRIFAALYLIALCPLFWALFEQAGSSLNVYTDRSVDRTIFGWEMPASWFQSVNSFWIITLAPLFGALWTWLGKRGLEPSAPLKFALGFIQIGIGFLVLVAGAGQNGALTPALFVILLYLFHSMAELCFSPVGLSSMTRLSTASMTGLMMGTWFLSTAAGNFLAAKIAQATGGEGVGPDRVMEVYQTIGIWIIGIGIVAIPVSWLVTKLMHLDTIGRDEIGHGLAGEAGLAEPAAPGTRPAGELRS; this is encoded by the coding sequence ATGTCCGATGCCATCGCGCGCGGTGTCCCGCCGACCGCAAAGCAGTTCCTCGGCCACCCGCGCGGCCTGTTCATGCTGTTCTTCGCCGAATTGTGGGAGCGTTTCTCCTACTACGGCATGCGTGCCATCCTGATCTTCTATCTGACCAAGCACTTTCTGTTCGATGAAAACCCGGCCTATGCCGTCTACGGCGCCTATACGTCGATGGTGTACATCACGCCGGTGCTGGGCGGGTTCCTGGCCGACAAATATCTCGGCGCACGCAAGGCGGTGCTGGCCGGCGGCGTGCTGATCGCGATCGGGCATCTGCTGATCGCCCTGGTCGAAGGGCCGAGCGGGGAGCAGGGCTTCTACCTCAACGGCTTCTACCTGGGGCTTGCGTTCATCATCGTCGGGACGGGGTTCCTTAAGGCGAATATCTCGGTGCTCGTCGGCCAGCTCTACCGCCGCGACGACACGCGGCGCGACGGGGCGTTCTCGATCTTCTACATGGGCATCAACCTGGGCGCGTTCACCGGGCCGCTGCTGGTCGGCTATCTGGGGGAACGGGTCGGCTGGTCGTACGGCTTCGGCGCCGCGGGCATCGGCATGCTCGCCGGTCTGATCGTGTTCGTGCTGTTCCGCCGCGAGCTGAACGGCGCGGGCGAGCCCGCCAACCCTGCCCTGCTGACCGCACGCACGCCGGTCGGCCTGTCGCGCGAATGGCTGATCTACATCGGATCGGTGCTGATGGTCGGCGTCGCCTGGCTGCTGATCCGCGACGAAAGCGTCGTCGGCACGCTGCTGCTGGCCTGCGTCGGCGCGACGTTCCTCTACATCTTTTACCGCGCCGCCTTCACCCTGCCGAAGGTCGAGCGTCACCGCATCTTCGCCGCCCTTTATCTGATCGCGCTGTGCCCATTGTTCTGGGCGCTGTTCGAACAGGCGGGATCGTCGCTCAACGTCTACACCGACCGGTCGGTCGATCGCACGATCTTCGGCTGGGAAATGCCGGCGTCGTGGTTCCAGTCGGTCAACAGCTTCTGGATCATCACGCTCGCCCCGCTGTTCGGCGCGCTGTGGACCTGGCTCGGCAAGCGCGGGCTGGAGCCGAGCGCCCCGCTCAAGTTCGCGCTTGGCTTCATCCAGATCGGCATCGGGTTCCTGGTCCTGGTGGCCGGGGCGGGCCAGAATGGCGCGCTGACGCCGGCGCTGTTCGTGATCCTGCTCTATCTGTTCCACTCGATGGCGGAACTGTGCTTCTCGCCGGTCGGCCTGTCGAGCATGACCCGCCTGTCGACGGCATCGATGACCGGTCTGATGATGGGCACCTGGTTCCTGTCGACCGCCGCGGGCAATTTCCTGGCCGCGAAGATCGCGCAGGCGACCGGGGGCGAAGGCGTCGGGCCGGATCGGGTGATGGAAGTGTATCAGACGATCGGCATCTGGATCATCGGCATCGGCATCGTGGCGATCCCGGTCAGCTGGCTCGTGACGAAGCTGATGCACCTCGACACGATCGGGCGCGACGAGATCGGTCACGGTCTGGCGGGCGAAGCCGGGCTTGCCGAACCCGCCGCCCCCGGCACGCGTCCGGCCGGCGAGCTGCGCAGCTGA
- a CDS encoding MipA/OmpV family protein, which produces MLAAPAIRSTVVSKAIVAAGLAAIALPAHAQTQDSGSDEPRRTRVVLGPQIVPRFPGADGMAVRPYVDVSRARGDADFRFEAPDESTGFSLYNRDGFAFGPALNFEGKRRRRDTGGLDEVGFSVELGGAAQLALTPAVRARIEARKGVTGHKGFVGMVGLDYVARDGNRWLWSIGPRVTLGDAKYARAYFGVSPREALATGIASYRPESMVMVGATGSASRQLTTRWGVFGYAKYDRIVGDAADSPVTRLFGNKNQWSAGAGISYTFGQGL; this is translated from the coding sequence ATGCTCGCAGCCCCAGCGATACGCTCGACCGTGGTCAGTAAGGCGATCGTCGCAGCGGGATTAGCTGCCATCGCCCTGCCGGCACACGCCCAGACACAGGACAGCGGATCGGACGAACCGCGCCGCACCCGTGTCGTGCTCGGCCCCCAAATCGTACCACGCTTCCCTGGCGCGGACGGCATGGCGGTGCGCCCCTATGTCGATGTGTCGCGCGCGCGCGGCGATGCCGATTTCCGGTTCGAGGCGCCGGACGAAAGCACCGGCTTCTCGCTTTACAATCGCGATGGCTTCGCTTTCGGCCCGGCGCTCAATTTCGAAGGCAAGCGGCGGCGGCGCGACACGGGTGGTCTCGATGAGGTCGGCTTTTCGGTCGAACTGGGCGGCGCGGCGCAGCTGGCGCTGACGCCGGCGGTCCGCGCTCGTATCGAGGCGCGCAAGGGCGTGACCGGTCACAAGGGCTTCGTCGGCATGGTCGGGCTCGACTATGTCGCGCGCGACGGGAACCGGTGGCTCTGGTCGATCGGTCCGCGCGTAACGCTGGGCGACGCGAAATACGCCCGCGCGTATTTCGGTGTCAGTCCCCGGGAGGCGCTGGCGACGGGCATCGCCAGCTATCGCCCGGAATCGATGGTGATGGTCGGCGCGACCGGCAGCGCAAGTCGCCAACTGACCACCCGATGGGGTGTGTTCGGCTACGCGAAATACGACCGGATCGTCGGCGACGCGGCGGACTCGCCCGTGACGCGACTGTTCGGGAACAAGAACCAATGGTCGGCGGGAGCCGGCATCAGCTACACGTTCGGGCAGGGGTTGTAA